Proteins from a genomic interval of Candidatus Cloacimonadota bacterium:
- a CDS encoding response regulator, with amino-acid sequence MEKKDIILIVDDEKYNRNLLANFLKDDYKIIFAKNGKQALKRVFTTPPDLILLDVMMPEMDGYEFCEKIKLNENTKKIPVIFISAMNSIDAEAKGLELGAIDYIFKPFNPSIVKVRVKNHLKLRKAMLELNRLYNLALDANPMTNLPGNNSVSKIIKDSLESKKKVCVIYTDLDNFKAYNDKYGFALGDKVILFTTKTLKESIVEAGCPDAFVGHIGGDDFILVVPSQKSDLVAERIATVFDAEITKFYNKEDAAAGFINSTNRQGKKQIFPIMTISMAGVDLAHRRYKNYIEVNDACSELKKKAKLINGSNFYLDSRRK; translated from the coding sequence ATGGAAAAGAAAGATATAATTTTAATTGTTGATGATGAAAAGTATAACAGAAACCTTTTGGCAAATTTTCTAAAAGACGATTACAAAATTATTTTTGCAAAGAATGGGAAACAGGCTCTGAAAAGAGTTTTCACCACACCGCCGGATCTAATTCTCCTTGATGTTATGATGCCGGAAATGGATGGTTATGAATTTTGTGAGAAAATTAAATTAAATGAAAACACAAAAAAAATTCCTGTTATTTTTATCTCCGCAATGAATAGTATAGATGCTGAAGCAAAGGGTTTGGAACTTGGAGCAATTGATTATATCTTCAAACCTTTCAATCCTTCCATTGTAAAAGTTCGGGTAAAAAACCATCTCAAATTGCGGAAAGCCATGCTGGAATTAAATAGACTTTATAATCTGGCTCTTGATGCTAATCCCATGACAAACCTTCCGGGGAACAATAGTGTTTCCAAAATCATTAAAGATAGTTTGGAAAGCAAAAAAAAAGTGTGTGTTATATATACCGACCTTGATAATTTTAAAGCGTATAATGATAAATATGGATTTGCTTTGGGCGATAAGGTGATTCTTTTTACCACAAAAACATTGAAAGAATCCATTGTAGAAGCAGGATGTCCTGATGCTTTTGTGGGTCACATTGGCGGAGATGATTTTATCCTCGTAGTTCCTTCCCAAAAAAGCGATCTTGTTGCAGAAAGAATTGCCACTGTTTTTGATGCGGAAATTACTAAATTTTACAATAAGGAAGATGCTGCTGCCGGATTTATTAATTCAACCAATCGGCAGGGAAAAAAACAAATTTTCCCTATTATGACTATCAGTATGGCTGGAGTTGATCTTGCCCATAGACGTTATAAAAATTATATCGAAGTAAATGACGCTTGTTCCGAACTCAAAAAGAAGGCAAAGTTAATCAACGGAAGTAATTTTTATCTGGATAGTAGAAGGAAATAA